The genomic interval GGGCGTAACTCAATACGTAGCAGGATCACCTGTCGGAAAAGACGTAGCAGAATCCATCAAATTATTAGGAGACGTAATCGCAAGTTTCTAAACTTGCTTTCTTTTCCTTTTTTATTTTTTTAGACCATTACACACAAATTAATAACAACTATTTTTTAACAAAATTTTAATTATAATATAAGACTAATAATATTATAATGGAAATTGAAAACTTAACTAAAGAAATTCGACAAAAAGCTTTCGAGCGAAAAGATCCCAAAACACCAGAGCAGGTTGGTGCAAGCTGGTATAATGATGATCTGACATATGATGGAATTGCAAAGACACTGTTCATCATCCTTCCGACACCGGGTTGTGCATGGGCACTAGGAGACAGTGGCGGATGTACTATGTGCAGTTATGTTTCAGACTGTACCCTTGAACCTATAGACACAGACACTATCCTAAAAATATTCCATGAACACCTCTCAAGACATCCAATATCTGAAGAGGACAAGATTTCAGTTAAACTCTTTGCATCAGGAAGTTTCCTAAATCCATACGAACTTCCAAGGGATGCCCGTGACGAGATACTAAAGACATTAGTTAACTTAGGCAATGTCACAGAAATCATTGTGGAGTCAAGACCTGAATATGTCAAGGAAGAATATCTTGACGAGATATTTGAAATAATAGGAGACACATTGTTTGAAGTGAGCATAGGCCTTGAGACATCAAATGACTACACCAGATTGAAAAAGATAAACAAGGGATTTACACGTGATGACTTTGAAAATGCGGTCAAGCTAATGCAGGACCTCTCAAAAACAAAAGGTTACAACCTAAAGTCAAAGGCGTATATTTTTGTAAAGCCTATACTTGTATCTGAAGCGCAGGCAATATCTGAGGCAACCGAAACCGCACATTACTGTGAGTCAGTTGGCGTCAACAGGCTGTCATTCTGTCCTGCAACCATTCATGGGGGAACTGTAATCGAAAGGTTCTGGAGAAAAGGCGCATACCAACCACCTTGGATCTGGTCTTGCATTGAGATAATAAATACCGTTCGTGATGAAATTGATATACCTGCACTGCTCGACACTTCAGGTTTTGGTTCAAGACGTGGGCCGTACAACTGCAAGAAATGCAATAAAGACCTGAAACATATGATTATTGCAAACAATCTTACACAAACAAAGATTGAGTATGACTGTGAGTGCAAAAGCGAATGGAAAGCCGAAGTTGAAAACAGCGACATGACATCTTCAACTGTTGGCATCAAGCATATCCCATTATATTAATATATTAACAAAATTAAATATTTACTAGGAGGAAAATATGAAAAGTAAATTTATTAGTTTACTGGCTATAATTCTTGGATTGATTATTATCACATTCCCTATTATGGGAATTATTGGAGTTGCTGATTTAATCGGTTTATCCGTCCTGTTAATTTCCATTTATATGCTTGTCGTCGGAGTGGCAATAATGGATTACAACAGAAACGGTGCCATACTGGACATGGTGTTGGGAGTTATACTGCTGTTTTTAAGCATACTTTTAATTTTCAACCCGGCAACACTTGGATTTTTGGCCCAGATTACATTATACCTTGCGGGAATAATGCTGATTCTTGTGGGACTTGTCTCATTAATCAATAACCGCCAATCCAGATTCGGATTCTACATAGGAATCGCAGGTATTGTGCTGGGTTTATTATACATAGTAATTGGAACATATGTTTCAGACCCAGTCATATTGGGCATATTAATCGGAACATGGTTAGTAATTTCTGGTGTTTTAAAATTGATGGACAGTTAATAGCTGTCCAATAACTTTCTTTTT from uncultured Methanobrevibacter sp. carries:
- a CDS encoding DUF308 domain-containing protein, giving the protein MKSKFISLLAIILGLIIITFPIMGIIGVADLIGLSVLLISIYMLVVGVAIMDYNRNGAILDMVLGVILLFLSILLIFNPATLGFLAQITLYLAGIMLILVGLVSLINNRQSRFGFYIGIAGIVLGLLYIVIGTYVSDPVILGILIGTWLVISGVLKLMDS
- a CDS encoding archaeosine biosynthesis radical SAM protein RaSEA produces the protein MEIENLTKEIRQKAFERKDPKTPEQVGASWYNDDLTYDGIAKTLFIILPTPGCAWALGDSGGCTMCSYVSDCTLEPIDTDTILKIFHEHLSRHPISEEDKISVKLFASGSFLNPYELPRDARDEILKTLVNLGNVTEIIVESRPEYVKEEYLDEIFEIIGDTLFEVSIGLETSNDYTRLKKINKGFTRDDFENAVKLMQDLSKTKGYNLKSKAYIFVKPILVSEAQAISEATETAHYCESVGVNRLSFCPATIHGGTVIERFWRKGAYQPPWIWSCIEIINTVRDEIDIPALLDTSGFGSRRGPYNCKKCNKDLKHMIIANNLTQTKIEYDCECKSEWKAEVENSDMTSSTVGIKHIPLY